GTCGGTGTCCTCGGCGTAGTCGAGCGCCTGGAATCCGCCAAGCTCCATGAACAGCTCGCGCCGCCCGAACATTGTCGCTCCGGCGATGCACTCGCGGACGTGAATCCATTGCCCCGGATCGTTACGATCCCGAACCCACGGATCGCCCTCGCAGACGAATCCGCCCGACAGCAGCGTGGTTTCCGGCATCGCCTCCAACATGCGGAAGCGCGATTCGAGGTGCTCCGGCAGGTAAAGGTCGTCGCTGTCGAGAAAGGTGACGTAGCGCCCGAACGAGGCCTGGATGCCCGCATTGCGCGACAGGGCGGCCTTGCGGTTCCGGTGCTTCATGTAGCGGATGTTGCCGTGCTGGCGGAGGAACGCATCGACCACCGCGAAGGTGTCGTCCGAACTGCCGTCGTCCACGACGATCAGCTCCCACTCCGCGAAGCTCTGGGCGACGACGCTTTCGATGGCGTGAGCGAGCAGCGGGGCGCGGTCGAAGGTCGGCAGGATGACCGAGATGGCCGGGCGGAGGTCGAAGTGTGGCGTCTGCATGGGCGCGGCTCTTCAGGGTTCGCCGACAAGCTGCATGAAAATCTCGCGGCTGCGGGGGCGGTTGTCGTGGTCGATGAAGACGATCTGCTGCCACGTGCCGAGTACCGGTTCACCGCCGCTGACCGGCAGCGTGACGGCAGGCCCCATGAACGAGGCGCGCATGTGCGAAAAGCCGTTGTCGTCGCCCCAGGTCTCCGAATGGCGGCTGCGCTCCGTGCTCGGGAAGAGCTGCTGGAGCTTCTCGCGGAAATCCTCCACCAGCGCCGGTTCGAACTCCATTGTCGTCACCGATGCGGTCGAGCCGATGGCCGAAA
This genomic window from Chlorobaculum limnaeum contains:
- a CDS encoding glycosyltransferase family 2 protein, translated to MQTPHFDLRPAISVILPTFDRAPLLAHAIESVVAQSFAEWELIVVDDGSSDDTFAVVDAFLRQHGNIRYMKHRNRKAALSRNAGIQASFGRYVTFLDSDDLYLPEHLESRFRMLEAMPETTLLSGGFVCEGDPWVRDRNDPGQWIHVRECIAGATMFGRRELFMELGGFQALDYAEDTDLWERASQRFRVLKIDQPESYIYRRSPDSITRTYKQTPS
- a CDS encoding secondary thiamine-phosphate synthase enzyme YjbQ gives rise to the protein MTCGDTISLESRGFSEIHDITPEVRRIVAKSGVRSGIVTISAIGSTASVTTMEFEPALVEDFREKLQQLFPSTERSRHSETWGDDNGFSHMRASFMGPAVTLPVSGGEPVLGTWQQIVFIDHDNRPRSREIFMQLVGEP